A window from Methylocystis sp. MJC1 encodes these proteins:
- a CDS encoding ATP12 family chaperone protein, giving the protein MPDTPTGFDADFFVPATERDPVKAARDPARPLPKRFYKEAAVGEAEGGFSILLDGRSVNTPARRRVIVPSRKLAEALAAEWAGQGEYIDPATMPLTKLVNTALDGVAAQMADVEAELVKYAGSDMICYRAGEPAGLAAAQRAAWDPLLAFARERFGARLTLAEGVMFAPQPEESIAALAEAVRSHVGEGVGAPLRLAALHVMTTLTGSLILALAKSLNHIDLAEAWAAAHIDEDFQMRAWGADAEALARREARFKEMAAAAFLSDCATEGAANGQDA; this is encoded by the coding sequence ATGCCCGACACTCCCACCGGCTTCGACGCCGACTTCTTCGTGCCCGCCACCGAGCGTGACCCCGTGAAAGCCGCGCGTGACCCGGCGCGTCCGCTGCCTAAGCGTTTCTACAAGGAGGCCGCCGTTGGAGAGGCGGAAGGCGGCTTTTCGATCCTGCTCGACGGCCGCTCGGTCAACACCCCCGCCAGGCGGCGTGTCATCGTCCCGTCACGCAAACTCGCCGAGGCGCTCGCGGCGGAATGGGCGGGGCAGGGCGAATATATCGACCCCGCGACAATGCCGCTGACCAAGCTCGTGAATACAGCCCTCGACGGCGTCGCTGCGCAAATGGCGGACGTCGAGGCGGAGCTGGTCAAATACGCCGGCTCCGACATGATCTGCTACCGCGCTGGCGAGCCCGCGGGTCTCGCTGCAGCGCAAAGGGCGGCATGGGACCCTCTGCTCGCCTTCGCCCGCGAGCGGTTCGGCGCGCGGCTGACGCTTGCCGAGGGCGTGATGTTTGCCCCCCAGCCGGAGGAGTCCATCGCAGCGCTCGCCGAGGCCGTGCGCAGCCATGTGGGCGAAGGGGTGGGCGCGCCGCTGCGGCTCGCGGCCCTGCATGTCATGACGACGCTGACCGGATCACTGATTCTCGCGCTTGCCAAGTCTCTGAATCATATCGACCTTGCAGAGGCCTGGGCCGCCGCCCATATCGACGAGGACTTCCAGATGCGGGCCTGGGGCGCGGACGCCGAGGCGCTGGCGCGCCGCGAGGCGCGATTCAAGGAAATGGCGGCGGCCGCCTTTCTGTCCGACTGCGCGACGGAAGGAGCGGCGAATGGGCAGGACGCCTGA